One window from the genome of Micromonospora aurantiaca ATCC 27029 encodes:
- a CDS encoding glycosyltransferase family 9 protein, which yields MTSPPDSRSPRRDLEPSALGPVGERVPDVERIAVLRANALGDFIFVLPALDALRSAYPSAEIVLLGAPWHAALWRDRPGPVDRVLVVPAAPGIRDPGPGESPGDVPAFLAAARAERFDLALQVHGGGGNSNPFVAGLGARVTAGLRAEGAPPLDRWLRYVYYQHEVIRYLEVAALVGAPATTITPSLAVTAADRAEAAAVLGEPTRPRVALHPGATDTRRRWPPERFAEVARELTGDGYEVLVTGTPAEQETVDAVVAAAGVPVRPQVGTLSLGALAAAYADCALVVSNDTGPLHLAAAVGAPTVGVFWVGNLINGASPLRGRHRPIAAWTTHCPVCGVDCTPGIYPHRPGDGECPHRVSFVADVPVAEVVEAARELLTPPRATR from the coding sequence GTGACCAGCCCGCCTGACTCCCGCTCGCCGCGCCGCGACCTGGAGCCGTCGGCGCTCGGGCCGGTGGGCGAGCGCGTCCCTGACGTCGAACGGATCGCCGTGCTGCGCGCCAACGCGCTCGGTGACTTCATCTTCGTGCTGCCCGCGCTGGACGCGCTGCGGTCCGCGTACCCGTCGGCCGAGATCGTGCTGCTCGGCGCGCCGTGGCACGCGGCGCTCTGGCGCGACCGGCCCGGCCCGGTGGACCGGGTGCTGGTGGTGCCGGCGGCGCCCGGCATCCGCGACCCGGGGCCCGGCGAGTCGCCGGGTGACGTCCCGGCGTTCCTGGCCGCCGCCCGCGCCGAACGGTTCGACCTGGCGTTGCAGGTGCACGGCGGCGGCGGCAACTCGAACCCGTTCGTGGCCGGGCTGGGCGCCCGGGTCACCGCCGGTCTGCGGGCCGAGGGCGCGCCGCCGCTGGACCGGTGGCTGCGCTACGTCTACTACCAGCACGAGGTGATCCGCTACCTGGAGGTGGCCGCCCTGGTCGGCGCGCCCGCCACCACGATCACCCCGTCGCTCGCGGTCACCGCCGCCGACCGGGCGGAGGCCGCCGCCGTGCTCGGCGAACCCACCCGGCCGCGGGTCGCGCTGCACCCGGGCGCCACCGACACGCGGCGGCGCTGGCCGCCGGAACGCTTCGCCGAGGTCGCCCGCGAGCTGACCGGAGACGGGTACGAGGTGCTGGTCACCGGCACCCCGGCCGAGCAGGAGACGGTCGACGCGGTGGTGGCGGCGGCCGGGGTGCCGGTGCGTCCCCAGGTCGGCACGCTCAGCCTGGGCGCGCTGGCCGCCGCGTACGCGGACTGCGCGCTGGTGGTCTCCAACGACACCGGCCCGCTGCACCTGGCCGCCGCCGTGGGAGCACCGACAGTGGGTGTCTTCTGGGTCGGCAACCTGATCAACGGGGCGTCGCCGCTGCGCGGGCGGCACCGCCCGATCGCCGCCTGGACCACCCACTGCCCGGTCTGCGGCGTCGACTGCACACCCGGGATCTACCCGCACCGGCCGGGCGACGGCGAGTGCCCGCACCGGGTGTCGTTCGTGGCCGACGTACCAGTCGCCGAGGTGGTCGAGGCGGCCCGCGAGCTGCTCACACCTCCGCGGGCGACTCGCTGA
- a CDS encoding glycosyltransferase, with protein sequence MTRPLDPGTPGRFRHHRRLDVLIPTRNRPAELAVTLSGLAAQEGVPGFGVVVSDQSDGDPAYAHPAAATMVRALRHRGHPVLLTRRLPRRGLAEHRSYLLAQSAADAVLCLDDDVWLEPGALSRLVTALDELGCGFVGNAVHGLSYADDVRPETHQHYEEWTGPPVPERIQPGTPEWHRASIHPAANLLHVTEKLDLAADEWRAYKISWIGGCVLYDRAKLVEAGGFDFWERLPERHQGEDVAAQLAVLERHGGAGVLPSGAYHLESPTTVTERDVEAWEVVLSESPAEV encoded by the coding sequence GTGACCCGTCCGCTCGACCCGGGCACGCCCGGACGGTTCCGGCACCACCGGCGGCTCGACGTGCTGATCCCCACCCGCAACCGGCCCGCCGAACTGGCGGTCACGCTGTCCGGGCTGGCCGCCCAGGAGGGCGTACCCGGGTTCGGGGTGGTGGTCAGCGACCAGTCCGACGGCGATCCCGCGTACGCCCACCCGGCCGCCGCCACGATGGTGCGGGCGCTGCGGCACCGGGGGCATCCGGTGCTGCTGACCCGGCGGCTGCCCCGGCGCGGCCTGGCCGAGCACCGGTCGTACCTGCTGGCCCAGTCGGCGGCCGACGCGGTGCTCTGCCTCGACGACGACGTGTGGCTGGAGCCGGGCGCGCTGTCCCGCCTGGTCACCGCGCTCGACGAGTTGGGCTGCGGGTTCGTCGGCAACGCGGTGCACGGCCTCTCCTACGCCGACGACGTCCGCCCGGAGACGCACCAGCACTACGAGGAGTGGACCGGGCCGCCGGTGCCGGAACGCATCCAGCCCGGCACGCCGGAGTGGCACCGGGCGTCCATCCACCCGGCGGCGAACCTGCTGCACGTCACCGAGAAGCTCGACCTGGCGGCGGACGAGTGGCGGGCGTACAAGATCTCCTGGATCGGCGGGTGCGTGCTCTACGACCGGGCCAAGCTCGTCGAGGCCGGCGGCTTCGACTTCTGGGAGCGGCTGCCCGAGCGGCACCAGGGCGAGGACGTCGCCGCGCAGCTCGCGGTGCTGGAGCGCCACGGCGGCGCCGGGGTGCTGCCCAGCGGGGCCTATCACCTGGAGTCGCCGACCACAGTCACCGAACGCGACGTGGAGGCGTGGGAGGTCGTGCTCAGCGAGTCGCCCGCGGAGGTGTGA
- the rfaE2 gene encoding D-glycero-beta-D-manno-heptose 1-phosphate adenylyltransferase produces MAGAAAEERRLATVVASWQQRPVLVVGDAMLDEWRFAESERLCREAPAPVLTLRRRISAAGGAANTAVNVAALGGRAALVAPVGADVAGDELHDCLDRAAVWDRTVSQPGRPTPVKRRMLAGNQILLREDSGGPEDGLDADGVARLLTALHCATEELRAVAAGQPLTLVVCDYGLGALPSAVRAWLIANRDRYGTVALDAHDLADWRGLNPTVVTPSFAEATRLLARAAAGFAHAERGAVPSGDVHLNHPAEADGPSELMVGAAPGGSGERVPGSPHPTSGTPAAEVPAGPTGEPVPGEERVALTGDGLSVTGTGVTVSAAAGAGVDRAVLAESRLPELREHTGADVVAVTLDTEGAVVGGAEGEPRRSHSTPVPASHAVGAGDAYLAAMTLALAADAGLPTAAQLAQLAATITVADTGTCVCRRQDLLAALGTGADEGGHPALVGADELAALVDEHRQAGRSVVFTNGCFDVLHPGHVRYLTQARALGDLLIVAVNSDGSVRRLKGPDRPVNPVEDRIALLAALACVDHVVVFEEDSPARLIEAVRPDVYVKGGDYPPEMVPEAPLVRRLGGQVRTLGYVPDRSTSAIIDRIRAHPVGDTVGDTVGEGRPA; encoded by the coding sequence ATGGCAGGAGCAGCAGCGGAAGAGCGCCGGCTGGCCACCGTCGTGGCGAGCTGGCAGCAGCGTCCCGTGCTGGTCGTCGGGGACGCCATGCTGGACGAGTGGCGGTTCGCCGAGTCGGAGCGGCTCTGCCGCGAGGCGCCCGCGCCGGTCCTCACCCTGCGGCGGCGGATCTCCGCTGCGGGGGGCGCCGCCAACACGGCGGTGAACGTGGCGGCGCTCGGCGGCCGGGCCGCGCTGGTCGCCCCGGTCGGGGCCGACGTGGCCGGCGACGAGTTGCACGACTGCCTGGACCGGGCGGCGGTCTGGGACCGCACGGTGAGCCAGCCCGGCCGGCCCACCCCGGTCAAGCGGCGGATGCTCGCCGGCAACCAGATCCTGCTCCGCGAGGACTCCGGCGGTCCGGAGGACGGGCTGGACGCCGACGGCGTGGCCCGCCTGCTGACCGCGCTGCACTGCGCCACCGAGGAACTGCGGGCGGTGGCCGCCGGGCAGCCGCTCACGCTTGTGGTCTGCGACTACGGCCTGGGCGCGCTGCCGTCGGCGGTACGCGCCTGGCTGATCGCCAACCGCGACCGGTACGGCACCGTGGCGCTCGACGCGCACGACCTGGCCGACTGGCGCGGGCTGAACCCGACAGTGGTGACGCCGAGCTTCGCCGAGGCGACCCGGCTGCTGGCCCGCGCCGCCGCCGGGTTCGCGCACGCCGAGCGGGGCGCCGTCCCCAGCGGTGACGTGCACCTGAACCACCCGGCGGAGGCCGACGGCCCGTCCGAGCTGATGGTGGGCGCCGCGCCCGGCGGGTCCGGTGAGCGCGTACCCGGCAGCCCGCACCCGACCTCCGGTACGCCCGCAGCCGAGGTCCCCGCCGGCCCGACCGGCGAACCGGTGCCGGGCGAGGAGCGGGTGGCGCTGACCGGCGACGGGCTGAGCGTCACCGGGACCGGCGTGACTGTGAGCGCGGCGGCCGGCGCCGGCGTGGACCGTGCCGTGCTGGCCGAGTCACGCCTGCCCGAGCTGCGCGAGCACACCGGCGCCGACGTGGTGGCGGTGACCCTGGACACCGAGGGCGCGGTGGTCGGCGGCGCCGAGGGCGAGCCCCGGCGCAGCCACAGCACCCCGGTTCCGGCCAGTCACGCGGTGGGTGCCGGGGACGCGTACCTGGCGGCCATGACGCTGGCGCTCGCCGCCGACGCGGGCCTGCCCACCGCCGCCCAGCTCGCCCAGCTCGCCGCCACCATCACTGTGGCCGACACCGGCACCTGCGTGTGCCGCCGGCAGGACCTGCTGGCCGCGCTCGGCACCGGCGCGGACGAGGGCGGGCATCCGGCGCTGGTCGGCGCCGACGAGCTGGCCGCCCTGGTGGACGAGCACCGGCAGGCCGGGCGGTCGGTGGTGTTCACGAACGGCTGCTTCGACGTGCTGCACCCGGGGCACGTCCGCTACCTGACCCAGGCCCGCGCGCTCGGCGACCTGCTCATCGTGGCGGTCAACTCGGACGGCAGCGTACGGCGACTCAAGGGCCCGGATCGGCCCGTCAACCCGGTCGAGGACCGGATCGCCCTGCTGGCGGCGCTGGCCTGCGTCGACCACGTGGTGGTCTTCGAGGAGGACTCGCCGGCCCGGCTGATCGAGGCGGTCCGGCCCGACGTCTACGTCAAGGGCGGCGACTACCCGCCGGAGATGGTGCCGGAGGCGCCGCTGGTACGGCGGCTGGGCGGGCAGGTGCGCACGCTCGGGTACGTGCCGGACCGCTCCACCTCGGCGATCATCGACCGGATCCGCGCCCACCCGGTCGGCGACACGGTCGGCGACACCGTCGGCGAGGGCAGGCCGGCGTGA
- a CDS encoding type 1 glutamine amidotransferase domain-containing protein: MAATLQGKRIAFLAADGVEEVEYTKPREAVENAGAQVELVSIESGTIQAFNHLDHGKQYQVDVTTEEADAGAYDGLVLPGGVANPDFLRTDPEAVRFVKAFFDAGKPVGVICHGPWTLVEADVVRGRTITSWPSLRTDLTNAGAKWVDQEVVTDNGLVSSRKPDDLPAFCAKIVEEFAEGRHAAR; encoded by the coding sequence ATGGCAGCGACACTTCAGGGCAAGCGCATCGCCTTCCTGGCCGCCGACGGCGTCGAGGAGGTCGAGTACACCAAGCCCCGGGAGGCGGTGGAGAACGCCGGCGCCCAGGTCGAGCTGGTCTCCATCGAGTCCGGCACCATCCAGGCCTTCAACCACCTCGACCACGGCAAGCAGTACCAGGTCGACGTCACCACCGAGGAGGCGGACGCCGGGGCGTACGACGGCCTGGTCCTGCCCGGTGGCGTGGCGAACCCCGACTTCCTGCGGACGGACCCGGAGGCGGTCCGGTTCGTCAAGGCGTTCTTCGACGCGGGCAAGCCGGTCGGCGTGATCTGCCACGGCCCGTGGACGCTCGTCGAGGCGGACGTGGTGCGGGGCCGCACCATCACCTCCTGGCCGAGCCTGCGCACCGACCTCACCAATGCCGGCGCCAAGTGGGTCGACCAGGAGGTCGTTACCGACAACGGGCTGGTCAGCAGCCGCAAGCCGGATGACCTGCCGGCGTTCTGCGCCAAGATCGTCGAGGAGTTCGCCGAGGGGCGGCACGCCGCCCGATGA
- a CDS encoding MDR family MFS transporter translates to MTAQAARPALPARQIRLLMFGLMTGMLLAALDQTIVGTALPTIVGELGGINHYSWVVTAYLLASTASTPLYGKMADLYGRRPVFLFSIGMFLLGSLLAGLSQDMTQLIVTRGVQGLGAGGLMTLAFTIISDVVSPRERGRYQGLFGAVFGVSSVAGPLVGGYFAENNWRWIFYINVPLAILAIVVCWHVMRLVPFERREHTVDWIGAALLVAGVSCLLLALSWGGAEYAWGSGVIVGLFAAGAVLGVLFVAQEARTKEPILPLRLFRSATFALANGAGFVLGLVMFGSIIFIPLYLQIVKGASPTRSGLLMLPMMAGVIVTSVLTGRAMSRIGRYKWFPVAGAAVLVVGMLLFQQLQVATSLWLAFGYMVVIGVGLGLCMQSLILAVQNAVSVRDLGAGTSSATFFRSLGGSFGVAILGAVLSSRLTAEMSARLPGALAQLPPEQRAAVTAGGDFSINDPAAILALPAPVRAAVQAAFVESLHLVFLTTGLIAVIAVLVTLAMPNLQLRGTGPQGATGGADPLGGKAPAPGGKPLTKESKDEAAADMEAKSQTML, encoded by the coding sequence ATGACCGCCCAGGCCGCCCGTCCCGCGTTGCCCGCCCGACAGATCCGCCTGCTGATGTTCGGTCTGATGACCGGCATGCTGCTGGCGGCGCTGGACCAGACGATCGTCGGCACCGCGCTGCCGACGATCGTGGGCGAGCTGGGCGGCATCAACCACTACTCGTGGGTGGTCACCGCGTACCTGCTGGCCTCGACCGCCTCGACGCCGCTGTACGGCAAGATGGCCGACCTGTACGGACGCCGGCCGGTCTTCCTGTTCTCGATCGGGATGTTCCTGCTCGGCTCGCTGCTGGCCGGGCTGTCGCAGGACATGACCCAGCTGATCGTCACGCGGGGCGTGCAGGGCCTGGGCGCGGGCGGCCTGATGACGCTGGCGTTCACCATCATCTCGGACGTGGTGTCGCCCCGGGAGCGTGGCCGCTACCAGGGGTTGTTCGGCGCCGTGTTCGGTGTGTCGTCGGTGGCCGGACCGCTGGTCGGCGGCTACTTCGCGGAGAACAACTGGCGGTGGATCTTCTACATCAACGTGCCGCTGGCGATCCTCGCCATCGTGGTCTGCTGGCACGTGATGCGGCTGGTGCCGTTCGAGCGGCGGGAGCACACCGTCGACTGGATCGGCGCGGCACTGCTGGTGGCCGGCGTGAGCTGCCTGCTGCTGGCGCTGAGCTGGGGCGGCGCCGAGTACGCCTGGGGCTCCGGCGTGATCGTCGGGCTGTTCGCCGCGGGCGCGGTGCTGGGCGTGCTGTTCGTCGCCCAGGAGGCCCGGACCAAGGAGCCGATCCTGCCGCTGCGGCTGTTCCGCAGCGCCACGTTCGCGCTCGCCAACGGCGCGGGTTTCGTGCTCGGTCTGGTGATGTTCGGGTCGATCATCTTCATCCCGCTCTACCTCCAGATCGTCAAGGGCGCCTCGCCGACCCGCAGCGGTCTGCTGATGCTGCCGATGATGGCCGGCGTCATCGTCACCTCGGTGCTCACCGGCCGGGCGATGAGCCGGATCGGCAGGTACAAGTGGTTCCCGGTGGCGGGCGCGGCCGTGCTGGTGGTCGGCATGCTGCTCTTCCAGCAGCTCCAGGTGGCCACCTCGCTCTGGCTCGCGTTCGGCTACATGGTGGTGATCGGCGTCGGGCTGGGCCTGTGCATGCAGTCGCTGATCCTGGCCGTGCAGAACGCGGTGAGCGTCCGCGACCTGGGCGCGGGCACCTCGTCTGCGACGTTCTTCCGGTCGCTCGGCGGATCGTTCGGCGTGGCCATCCTCGGCGCGGTGCTGTCGTCCCGGCTCACCGCCGAGATGTCCGCGCGGCTGCCCGGTGCGCTGGCGCAGCTCCCGCCGGAGCAGCGGGCCGCGGTGACGGCCGGCGGGGACTTCTCGATCAACGACCCGGCGGCGATCCTCGCGCTGCCCGCCCCGGTACGCGCCGCCGTCCAGGCCGCGTTCGTCGAGTCGCTGCACCTGGTCTTCCTGACCACCGGGCTGATCGCCGTGATCGCCGTGCTGGTCACGCTGGCCATGCCGAACCTTCAGTTGCGCGGCACCGGCCCGCAGGGTGCCACCGGCGGCGCCGACCCGCTCGGCGGGAAGGCGCCCGCGCCCGGCGGCAAGCCGCTGACGAAGGAGTCGAAGGACGAGGCCGCCGCCGACATGGAGGCGAAGTCGCAGACGATGCTGTGA
- a CDS encoding NUDIX domain-containing protein, whose product MSISWADSYVGQLRALAGDRTLMFVGARAVVRDNAARVLLIQRSDNGQWALPAGAMELGESIADCAVREVREETGLRALRVSAFALYTGPDRTHTNMYGHTYQVFTTAFRVDEWDGELARFTDETTDSGFFRPADFPHPLSSSVHETLADLDVFEQTNRLILK is encoded by the coding sequence GTGAGCATCTCGTGGGCCGACTCGTACGTGGGGCAGCTCCGCGCCCTGGCCGGTGACCGCACCCTGATGTTCGTCGGCGCCCGCGCCGTGGTGCGCGACAACGCCGCCCGGGTGCTGCTGATCCAGCGTTCCGACAACGGCCAGTGGGCCCTGCCGGCCGGCGCCATGGAACTCGGCGAGTCGATCGCCGACTGCGCGGTCCGGGAGGTCCGGGAGGAGACCGGGCTGCGGGCGCTGCGGGTCAGCGCGTTCGCGCTCTACACCGGCCCGGACCGCACCCACACCAACATGTACGGCCACACGTACCAGGTCTTCACCACGGCGTTCCGGGTCGACGAGTGGGACGGCGAGCTGGCCCGGTTCACCGACGAGACCACCGACTCGGGCTTCTTCCGCCCGGCGGACTTCCCGCACCCGCTGTCGTCGAGCGTGCACGAGACGCTCGCCGACCTCGACGTGTTCGAGCAGACCAACCGGCTGATCCTCAAGTAG
- a CDS encoding fatty acid--CoA ligase, protein MDAPLQVARILEHGSTVHGAAEVVTWTGAEPRRMTYAEVGRAAARLAHALRDECGVTGDERVGTFMWNNNEHLVAYFAVPSMGAVLHTLNIRLFPDQVAYIANHAQDRVVLVDSTLIPLLARVIGEMTIVAHVVVVGGGDPAPLLAAAGDRITVHHWDALLAGRPDHFDWPEVDERDAAALCYTSGTTGNPKGVAYSHRSIYLHSLQVCMPEGFGLGPNDRELAIVPMFHAMSWGLPYAAFLSGASLIMPDRFLQAEPIAAMIAAERPTLAGAVPTIWTDLLAYLDAHEVDLSSLKEVIVGGSACPPALMHAFHDRYGIDVIHAWGMTEMSPLGSVSRAPAGATGDDAWRYRYTQGRVPAGVTARIVGPAGEPLPADGTSVGELEVRGPWVTARYIGDDAPEEEKFRDGWLRTGDVGTLSPDGYITLTDRAKDVIKSGGEWISSVELENALMAHPAVLEACVVGVPDERWDERPLATVVVREGASVTAEELRDFLAGSVARWQLPERWAFIDAVPKTSVGKFDKKVVRSRYADGGLDVRELTAS, encoded by the coding sequence ATGGATGCCCCTCTCCAGGTCGCCCGGATCCTCGAACACGGCTCCACCGTGCACGGCGCGGCGGAGGTGGTCACCTGGACCGGCGCCGAACCCCGCCGGATGACGTACGCGGAGGTCGGCCGCGCCGCCGCCCGGCTGGCCCACGCGCTGCGAGACGAGTGCGGGGTGACCGGCGACGAGCGGGTCGGCACGTTCATGTGGAACAACAACGAGCACCTGGTGGCCTACTTCGCCGTCCCGAGCATGGGCGCGGTGCTGCACACGCTCAACATCCGCCTCTTCCCCGACCAGGTCGCCTACATCGCCAACCACGCGCAGGACCGGGTGGTGCTCGTCGACAGCACGCTCATCCCGCTGCTCGCCCGGGTGATCGGCGAGATGACCATCGTGGCGCACGTGGTGGTGGTCGGCGGCGGTGACCCGGCGCCGCTGCTGGCCGCGGCCGGCGACCGGATCACAGTGCACCACTGGGACGCGCTGCTGGCCGGCCGCCCGGACCACTTCGACTGGCCGGAGGTGGACGAGCGTGACGCCGCCGCCCTCTGCTACACCTCCGGGACCACCGGCAACCCCAAGGGCGTCGCCTACTCGCACCGCTCGATCTACCTGCACTCGCTCCAGGTCTGCATGCCGGAGGGCTTCGGGCTCGGCCCGAACGACAGGGAACTGGCGATCGTGCCGATGTTCCACGCGATGTCGTGGGGCCTGCCGTACGCGGCGTTCCTCTCCGGCGCCTCGCTGATCATGCCGGACCGGTTCCTCCAGGCCGAGCCGATCGCCGCGATGATCGCCGCCGAGCGCCCCACGCTCGCCGGGGCGGTGCCGACCATCTGGACCGACCTGCTGGCCTACCTGGACGCGCACGAGGTGGATCTCTCCTCGCTGAAGGAGGTCATCGTCGGCGGATCGGCCTGCCCTCCGGCGCTGATGCACGCGTTCCACGACCGGTACGGCATCGACGTCATCCACGCCTGGGGCATGACCGAGATGTCGCCGCTGGGCTCGGTCTCCCGGGCACCGGCCGGCGCGACCGGCGACGACGCCTGGCGCTACCGCTACACGCAGGGCCGTGTTCCGGCCGGCGTGACGGCGCGGATCGTCGGCCCGGCCGGCGAGCCGCTGCCCGCCGACGGGACGTCGGTGGGTGAGCTGGAGGTACGCGGGCCGTGGGTGACCGCGCGGTACATCGGCGACGACGCCCCGGAGGAGGAGAAGTTCCGGGACGGCTGGCTGCGGACCGGTGACGTCGGCACGCTCTCGCCGGACGGCTACATCACGCTCACCGACCGCGCCAAGGACGTGATCAAGTCAGGCGGGGAGTGGATCTCCTCGGTCGAGCTGGAGAACGCCCTGATGGCCCACCCGGCGGTGCTGGAGGCGTGCGTGGTGGGCGTACCGGACGAGCGGTGGGACGAGCGGCCGCTGGCCACTGTGGTGGTCCGCGAGGGCGCCTCGGTGACCGCGGAGGAACTGCGGGACTTCCTCGCCGGCTCGGTGGCCCGCTGGCAGTTGCCGGAGCGCTGGGCGTTCATCGACGCGGTGCCGAAGACGAGCGTCGGCAAGTTCGACAAGAAGGTGGTGCGCTCGCGGTACGCCGACGGCGGGCTCGACGTGCGGGAACTGACCGCGTCGTAA
- a CDS encoding NADPH:quinone reductase: MKAIVYERSGDASVLQVVERPVPEPGPGEVLVRMAVSGVNPTDWKARQAWPLPAGWQIPHQDGAGVVEAVGEGVDRTLIGERVWVWEAAWQRPWGTAAEYTLVPVRHAVPLGPASFDLGAALGIPFMTAHRCLTAGEFMPDKLHAGALSDHVVLVQGGAGAVGNAAIQLARWADACVITTVSSPEKAQLAAAAGASFVINYREQDVVEEVRKVAPDGVHTIVEVSAARNAAADVRMLRTGGAVCVYADDGGGEVTLPIRPLMGPNARWQFVLIYTAPKVAKAQAVTDIAAAVAQGAIRVGEEAGLPLHRYPLAEAAAAQQAVQDSVVGKVLVSTADE, translated from the coding sequence ATGAAGGCGATCGTGTACGAGCGCAGCGGGGACGCCTCGGTGCTCCAGGTGGTCGAGCGGCCGGTGCCGGAACCCGGACCGGGCGAGGTGCTGGTCCGGATGGCCGTGTCGGGGGTGAACCCGACCGACTGGAAGGCCCGCCAGGCGTGGCCGCTGCCGGCCGGCTGGCAGATCCCGCACCAGGACGGCGCCGGGGTGGTCGAGGCGGTCGGCGAGGGCGTGGACCGGACGCTCATCGGTGAGCGGGTCTGGGTGTGGGAGGCGGCGTGGCAGCGGCCGTGGGGCACCGCCGCCGAGTACACGCTGGTCCCGGTCCGGCACGCGGTGCCGCTCGGTCCGGCCTCGTTCGACCTGGGCGCGGCGCTCGGCATCCCGTTCATGACCGCGCACCGCTGCCTGACCGCCGGCGAGTTCATGCCGGACAAGCTGCACGCCGGCGCGTTGAGCGACCACGTGGTGCTGGTGCAGGGCGGCGCGGGGGCGGTGGGCAACGCGGCGATCCAGCTCGCCCGGTGGGCCGACGCGTGCGTGATCACCACGGTGAGCAGCCCGGAGAAGGCGCAGCTCGCGGCGGCGGCGGGTGCCAGCTTCGTGATCAACTATCGCGAGCAGGACGTGGTCGAGGAGGTCCGCAAGGTCGCGCCCGACGGGGTCCACACGATCGTGGAGGTGTCCGCCGCCCGCAACGCCGCCGCCGACGTACGGATGCTGCGCACCGGCGGGGCGGTCTGCGTGTACGCCGACGACGGCGGTGGCGAGGTGACGTTGCCGATCCGGCCGCTGATGGGCCCGAACGCCCGCTGGCAGTTCGTACTGATCTACACCGCGCCGAAGGTGGCGAAGGCGCAGGCGGTCACGGACATCGCGGCGGCGGTGGCGCAGGGCGCGATCCGGGTCGGTGAGGAGGCCGGGCTGCCGCTGCACCGGTATCCGCTGGCGGAGGCCGCCGCCGCACAGCAGGCGGTGCAGGACAGCGTGGTGGGAAAGGTGCTGGTGAGCACCGCCGACGAGTAG
- a CDS encoding glutathione-independent formaldehyde dehydrogenase, translating into MRAVVYEGPHEVAVNEVDDPRIEDPNDVVVQVTTTAICGSDLHMYEGRTAAEPGIVFGHENMGVIVETGPGVTSLRVGDRVSMPFNVACGFCRNCREQRTGFCLTVNPGFAGGAYGYVSMGPYRGGQAEYLRVPFADFNCLKLPPGTEHENDYAMLADIFPTGYHGVAMTGLRPGENLTVMGGGPVGLMAAYSAVLIGASEVFVVDRVPDRLRLAESIGATAIDFSAGDPVEQIRDRTDGVGTDHGVDAVGYQASAPSGEEQPALVLNTLVEVVRATGAIGVVGLYLSADPGAPDEHSARGELLFKVGKLFEKGLRIGTGQANVKTYNAYLRNLITAGRATPSFVVSKELPLDAAPEAYQRFDRREPGYSKVVLKPAA; encoded by the coding sequence ATGAGGGCTGTGGTGTACGAGGGGCCGCACGAGGTGGCCGTCAACGAGGTCGACGACCCCCGGATCGAGGATCCGAACGACGTGGTCGTCCAGGTCACGACGACCGCGATCTGCGGTTCGGACCTGCACATGTACGAGGGACGGACGGCCGCCGAGCCGGGCATCGTGTTCGGCCACGAGAACATGGGCGTGATCGTCGAGACCGGGCCGGGCGTGACGAGCCTGCGCGTGGGCGACCGGGTCTCGATGCCGTTCAACGTGGCGTGCGGGTTCTGCCGCAACTGCCGGGAGCAGCGCACCGGTTTCTGCCTGACGGTGAACCCGGGCTTCGCCGGCGGCGCGTACGGCTACGTGTCGATGGGGCCGTACCGGGGTGGGCAGGCCGAGTACCTGCGGGTGCCGTTCGCCGACTTCAACTGCCTGAAGCTGCCGCCGGGCACCGAACACGAGAACGACTACGCGATGCTCGCCGACATCTTCCCGACCGGCTACCACGGTGTGGCGATGACCGGGCTGCGGCCGGGCGAGAACCTGACAGTGATGGGCGGCGGGCCGGTCGGGCTGATGGCCGCGTACTCGGCGGTGCTGATCGGGGCGTCCGAGGTGTTCGTGGTGGACCGGGTGCCGGACCGGCTGCGGCTGGCCGAGTCGATCGGCGCCACAGCGATCGACTTCAGCGCGGGCGACCCGGTCGAGCAGATCCGGGACCGGACCGACGGGGTGGGGACCGATCACGGCGTGGACGCGGTGGGATACCAGGCGTCCGCGCCCAGCGGCGAGGAGCAGCCGGCGCTGGTGCTGAACACGCTCGTGGAGGTGGTGCGCGCGACCGGGGCGATCGGCGTGGTCGGGCTCTACCTCTCGGCGGACCCGGGCGCCCCGGACGAGCACTCCGCCCGGGGTGAGCTGCTGTTCAAGGTGGGCAAGCTGTTCGAGAAGGGCCTGCGGATCGGCACCGGGCAGGCGAACGTGAAGACGTACAACGCGTACCTGCGGAACCTGATCACGGCGGGGCGGGCGACGCCGAGCTTCGTGGTGAGCAAGGAACTGCCGCTGGACGCGGCGCCGGAGGCGTACCAGCGCTTCGACCGCCGCGAACCGGGCTACTCGAAGGTCGTGCTCAAGCCGGCCGCCTGA